From the genome of Bacteroidales bacterium:
TGCGCATGATCGCCCGGTATTATGGAAAGCATTATTCCCTTCAAACCCTCCGCGACCGAAGTTACATCACCCGTGAAGGCGTCTCCATGATGGGCATCAGCG
Proteins encoded in this window:
- a CDS encoding C39 family peptidase; the protein is MPKFPFYQQHDAMDCGPACLRMIARYYGKHYSLQTLRDRSYITREGVSMMGIS